The Montipora capricornis isolate CH-2021 chromosome 1, ASM3666992v2, whole genome shotgun sequence genome contains a region encoding:
- the LOC138054477 gene encoding 5'-tyrosyl-DNA phosphodiesterase-like has protein sequence MSSFPISRGPLLVLSALIILVYVLRAFLSVSSGDSLADSVSMLTWNIWFSPTKMQERMKALGKIVNDLHPDILAFQEVTRESLAFLRKERWFSRYHMIPPDVTGQENHFVVILSVFPLVSWLVHPFKIAPYKNRKVVWAVTKSAVSSGAEFIIGTTHLVHAERNTRMRELQLRETLLSLSVYENVCVMGDMNIFEGRFKADGVVILPSSWTDAWLSVPENENKNGYTWNARKNPFSKFRSNANATYYSNRVDRVLCKLSDFRVKEIKIVGAELTQSKIVPSDHYGLFTVIELSENVKHKGDETSEEVFFKRPLNWEKSITQ, from the coding sequence ATGTCATCGTTTCCCATTTCTCGAGGTCCTTTACTGGTCCTTTCAGCTCTAATAATTCTTGTGTACGTTCTTCGTGCATTCTTGAGCGTTTCCTCTGGTGATTCATTGGCTGACAGTGTTAGTATGCTGACATGGAACATTTGGTTTTCGCCTACCAAAATGCAGGAGAGAATGAAAGCACTGGGAAAAATCGTCAATGATCTGCATCCAGATATTCTGGCTTTTCAAGAAGTGACGCGAGAAAGTCTGGCATTTTTGCGAAAGGAACGCTGGTTTTCCAGATATCACATGATTCCACCTGATGTCACTGGTCAAGAGAATCATTTTGTTGTGATTCTGAGTGTATTTCCTTTGGTCAGTTGGTTGGTTCATCCATTCAAGATTGCTCCATACAAAAATCGCAAAGTCGTTTGGGCAGTAACCAAAAGCGCTGTTTCATCAGGTGCTGAATTTATAATCGGAACAACACACTTGGTGCATGCTGAACGCAATACTCGAATGCGCGAGTTACAACTGAGAGAAACACTACTTAGTCTCTCCGTCTATGAGAATGTTTGTGTTATGGGTGACATGAATATATTTGAAGGCAGATTTAAAGCTGATGGTGTTGTTATTCTCCCGTCTTCTTGGACTGATGCATGGCTGTCTGTtcctgaaaatgaaaacaaaaacggtTATACCTGGAACGCTAGAAAGAACCCATTTTCGAAGTTCAGGTCTAACGCCAATGCAACATATTACAGTAACCGGGTTGATCGAGTCCTGTGCAAACTATCAGATTTCAgagtgaaagaaatcaaaatcgTTGGTGCCGAATTGACACAGTCTAAAATTGTTCCCAGCGATCATTATGGTTTGTTTACTGTCATAGAATTGTCTGAAAACGTTAAGCATAAAGGTGATGAAACATCTGAGGAGGTTTTTTTCAAAAGGCCACTGAACTGGGAAAAATCGATAACACAGTAA